In one window of Paraburkholderia phymatum STM815 DNA:
- a CDS encoding DUF4212 domain-containing protein: MAAPHDISRHTINPMPEPPPVTEAMARAHARYWRFNVALIAALMLIGFFVSFVVPLIARSLVQVRFAGFSLPFYMGAQGAIVVYLVLIVVYILLMQRADATLQRVLEAGAQDDLAGRTADR, translated from the coding sequence ATGGCCGCGCCACACGACATTTCACGACACACGATCAATCCCATGCCCGAACCGCCGCCCGTCACGGAGGCGATGGCGCGCGCGCACGCGCGTTACTGGCGCTTCAATGTCGCGTTGATTGCAGCGTTGATGCTGATCGGCTTTTTCGTCTCGTTCGTCGTGCCGCTGATCGCGCGCAGCCTTGTCCAGGTGCGCTTCGCGGGCTTCAGCCTGCCGTTCTACATGGGCGCGCAGGGTGCGATCGTCGTGTACCTGGTGCTGATCGTCGTATATATCCTGCTGATGCAACGCGCGGACGCGACGCTTCAACGCGTGCTCGAAGCCGGCGCGCAGGACGACCTCGCCGGGCGTACAGCCGACCGATGA